One part of the Flavobacterium johnsoniae UW101 genome encodes these proteins:
- a CDS encoding TonB-dependent receptor encodes MKYLFLTILIITSKCIYSQNISGKIITNSPVVQGINISLLNTNFKTKTDSLGIYQFLNIPKGTYKIQVTSTGFKPIVQRISLLENQDLNLDFELEEDQNELNEVVVSGTLKPVKRLESAVPVEVYSPVFFKKNPTPSIYDALQNINGVRPQLNCGVCNTGDIHINGLEGPYTLVMIDGMPIVSSLSTVYGLSGIPNSLVERIEIVKGPASSLYGSEAVGGLINIITKNPTNAPAFSADYFTTSYFESNLDLGMKFNAGKKAVSLIGINYFNYDQVIDKDKDNFTDVTLSERISVFNKWSFKRNHNRLFTIAARGMYEDRWGGDIRWEKKYRGGDEIYGESIYTKRAELIGSYQLPFEEKLMFSFSGNVHYQDSRYGTTSYIANQKIGFVQLTWDKKIGRNDLLAGIASRYTYYDDNTPATKEAENTWLPGIFVQDEITFSPKSQVLLGARYDYNSIHGSIFTPRFAYRFKADENTIFRLNAGTGFRVVNLFTEDHAALTGSRDVVIKNDLKPEKSVNVNLNYIQKINFGNGTFMGIETTAFYTRFSNKIISDYETNPNEIIYNNIDGYALSQGISTNIDLNFPSGLKFIVGATVLDNKNVENGISERPYLTENFTGTWSISYKIQPWDLSIDYTGNVYSPMKLPLLSETDPRSPKSPWYSIQNIQFTYSGWKDFEVYGGVKNLLNFTPKQNNPFLISRTNDPFDKNVQYDSAGKVLVTPDNPYGLTFDTTYVYGQNQTIRGFLGLRYTLR; translated from the coding sequence ATGAAATATTTATTTTTGACAATATTAATAATAACATCTAAATGTATATATTCTCAAAATATATCAGGAAAAATAATCACAAATAGTCCTGTTGTGCAGGGAATTAATATTAGTTTGTTAAATACAAACTTTAAAACAAAAACCGATTCTTTAGGAATTTATCAGTTTCTAAATATTCCAAAAGGAACCTATAAAATACAAGTGACCTCTACAGGATTCAAACCTATAGTTCAAAGAATATCCCTTTTAGAAAATCAGGATTTGAATTTAGATTTTGAATTAGAAGAAGATCAAAACGAATTGAACGAAGTTGTAGTTTCGGGAACTTTAAAACCTGTAAAACGATTAGAAAGTGCTGTTCCTGTTGAGGTGTATTCTCCGGTTTTTTTCAAGAAAAACCCAACCCCAAGTATTTATGATGCGCTCCAGAACATAAATGGCGTTCGTCCGCAATTGAATTGCGGTGTCTGTAATACGGGAGATATTCATATAAACGGATTAGAAGGTCCATATACTTTGGTAATGATCGACGGAATGCCAATTGTAAGCAGTCTTTCGACGGTTTACGGTTTGTCTGGAATTCCAAATTCATTGGTTGAAAGAATTGAAATTGTAAAAGGTCCCGCTTCGTCTCTTTACGGAAGTGAGGCAGTTGGCGGTTTGATTAATATTATTACTAAAAATCCAACCAATGCTCCGGCTTTTTCTGCGGATTATTTTACGACTTCTTATTTTGAAAGTAATCTTGACTTGGGAATGAAGTTTAATGCAGGTAAAAAAGCAGTTTCACTTATCGGAATTAATTATTTTAACTACGATCAGGTTATCGATAAAGACAAAGATAATTTTACTGATGTCACGCTTTCTGAACGAATTTCGGTTTTTAATAAATGGAGTTTTAAGCGAAATCATAATCGCCTTTTTACCATTGCAGCACGCGGAATGTACGAAGACCGATGGGGAGGAGACATTCGCTGGGAAAAGAAATACCGAGGCGGTGACGAAATCTACGGCGAAAGTATTTATACCAAAAGAGCCGAATTAATTGGAAGCTACCAATTACCTTTTGAAGAAAAACTAATGTTTTCGTTCTCCGGAAATGTTCATTATCAGGACAGCCGATACGGAACGACATCATATATTGCCAATCAGAAAATTGGATTTGTGCAATTAACGTGGGATAAAAAAATTGGACGAAACGATCTGCTGGCGGGAATTGCAAGCCGATATACGTATTATGACGATAATACACCAGCAACTAAAGAGGCTGAAAATACCTGGCTACCCGGAATTTTTGTTCAGGACGAAATTACATTTTCTCCCAAAAGTCAGGTTTTGCTGGGAGCGAGATACGATTATAACTCGATTCACGGGTCGATATTTACACCAAGATTTGCTTATCGGTTTAAAGCAGACGAAAACACAATTTTTAGATTAAATGCAGGAACAGGATTTCGGGTTGTGAATCTATTTACCGAAGATCATGCCGCTTTAACAGGTTCGAGAGATGTTGTTATTAAAAATGACTTGAAACCAGAGAAATCAGTAAACGTGAATTTGAATTATATTCAGAAGATCAACTTTGGAAATGGAACATTTATGGGAATTGAAACAACAGCTTTTTATACCAGATTCAGCAACAAGATTATTTCAGATTATGAAACAAATCCAAACGAAATCATTTACAATAATATTGACGGTTACGCTTTAAGTCAGGGAATCAGCACGAATATTGATCTTAATTTTCCATCGGGATTAAAATTTATTGTGGGAGCAACGGTTTTAGATAATAAAAATGTCGAAAACGGAATTTCAGAAAGACCTTATTTGACTGAGAATTTTACAGGAACGTGGAGCATTTCATATAAAATTCAGCCTTGGGATTTATCAATAGATTATACAGGAAATGTTTACAGTCCAATGAAACTTCCTTTGTTAAGTGAAACAGATCCAAGAAGTCCAAAATCACCTTGGTATAGTATTCAAAACATTCAGTTTACCTATTCGGGATGGAAAGATTTTGAAGTTTATGGCGGAGTTAAAAACTTATTGAACTTTACGCCAAAACAAAATAATCCCTTTTTAATTTCGAGAACCAATGACCCGTTTGATAAAAATGTGCAATACGATTCAGCAGGAAAAGTATTGGTTACTCCTGATAATCCGTATGGTTTGACGTTTGATACCACTTATGTTTATGGGCAAAACCAGACTATTCGAGGATTTTTGGGATTGCGATATACTTTGAGATAA
- a CDS encoding MerC domain-containing protein codes for MKKTTSSFYDILGISSASICLIHCLIFPILTILPLGISHNPIIDLVFASIGLFAILKITKKSNLLVSSILIVSMCLIWISILTDIFLEIHLDLIYFGGIGMITGHLINYKFHRKQKH; via the coding sequence ATGAAGAAAACTACCTCATCCTTTTACGATATTTTAGGAATTTCAAGCGCCTCAATTTGTTTGATCCATTGTTTGATTTTTCCAATTTTAACCATCCTTCCATTGGGCATAAGTCATAATCCAATTATCGATTTAGTATTTGCTTCGATAGGCTTATTTGCAATTCTCAAAATTACGAAAAAATCAAATCTTTTGGTTTCTTCAATTTTGATTGTTTCAATGTGTCTAATCTGGATTAGTATTTTGACAGATATTTTCTTAGAGATACATCTGGATTTAATATATTTTGGAGGAATTGGAATGATTACAGGGCATTTGATTAATTACAAATTTCACAGAAAACAAAAACATTAA
- a CDS encoding NAD(P)/FAD-dependent oxidoreductase — MKRNDFDVIIIGGSYSGLSAAMSLGRSLRQVLVIDSGLPCNKQTPHSHNFITQDGEKPAVISAKAKLQVEIYKTVQFFNGLAVKAFKTDKGFEIITKSGDVFTSRKVLFATGVKDLLPEINGFAECWGISVLHCPYCHGYEVKNEKTAIIANGEMGFEYAKLISNWTKDLRLCTNGKSELTSEQTQILKNHDVQIFEEQIESFENQEGYVQNIVFKNQDKVEIKAIYARPPFEQHCAIPETLGCDLNEQGLLKVDAMQKTNISGIFASGDCTTPMRSVAIAVSTGSFAGAVINKELIDEDF; from the coding sequence ATGAAACGAAATGATTTTGACGTTATTATAATTGGCGGAAGTTACAGCGGATTATCTGCCGCTATGAGTTTAGGACGTTCTCTGCGTCAGGTTTTAGTTATCGACAGCGGTCTGCCTTGTAACAAGCAGACACCGCATTCTCATAATTTTATTACACAAGACGGTGAAAAGCCTGCTGTTATTTCGGCGAAAGCCAAATTACAGGTTGAGATTTATAAAACAGTTCAATTTTTTAACGGACTTGCAGTAAAGGCATTTAAAACAGATAAAGGTTTCGAAATTATAACCAAGTCAGGCGATGTTTTTACTTCGAGAAAAGTATTATTTGCGACAGGAGTTAAAGATTTGCTTCCGGAAATTAATGGTTTTGCAGAATGTTGGGGAATTTCAGTATTACATTGTCCGTATTGTCATGGTTATGAAGTTAAAAATGAAAAAACGGCGATTATTGCCAATGGTGAAATGGGGTTTGAATATGCCAAATTGATTTCGAACTGGACAAAAGATCTCCGCTTATGTACCAATGGAAAATCAGAGCTAACTTCTGAACAAACTCAGATTCTTAAAAATCATGACGTTCAGATTTTTGAAGAACAAATTGAATCTTTTGAAAATCAAGAAGGTTATGTTCAAAATATTGTTTTCAAAAATCAGGATAAAGTTGAAATAAAGGCTATTTATGCCAGACCGCCTTTTGAACAGCATTGCGCAATTCCTGAAACTTTAGGCTGCGATCTTAACGAACAGGGCTTATTAAAAGTTGATGCAATGCAAAAGACAAATATCTCTGGAATTTTTGCAAGTGGAGATTGTACAACACCAATGCGATCTGTTGCTATTGCCGTTTCTACAGGTTCTTTTGCGGGAGCGGTGATTAACAAAGAACTTATTGATGAAGATTTTTGA
- a CDS encoding Nramp family divalent metal transporter: MTKSLEEVNQSVATEHKKTGFRKILAFLGPAYLVSVGYMDPGNWATDIAGGSQFGYTLVWVLLMSNLMALLLQSLSARLGIVTQRDLAQASRETYSKYINYILYFLAEIAIAACDLAEVLGMAIGINLLFGIPLLEGVLITVLDTFLLLFLINKGIRKMEAFIIALVAIIGFSFIFEMIFAEPEIHKIIGGLVPSIPNSAALYIAIGIIGATVMPHNLYLHSSLVQTRKFDRTPAGIKQALKYNLIDSTIALNLAFFVNAAILILAAATFHKNGMFEVAEIQDAHQFLEPLLGTKWAPILFAVALIAAGQSSTVTGTLAGQIVMEGYLHFRIQPWVRRIITRLIAIVPALIVIYIYGEDITGKLLILSQVILSLQLGFAIIPLIHFVSDKSKMNGFHISKTTQVVSWIIASIIVSLNAKLVYDEITSWLETSNNPALLWFTVVPLAFGFSALLLYIIFKPFIAKFKAKTINHSPHNLKLHFSQKKTQEVKNIAVSVDFSHADEAALNHAFELGGMDAKYTLIHIVETVGALVYGTHVHDHETTIDEKLLLGYKEMLSEKGFNIETELGFGKPAKIIPEIINNGLFDILVMGTHGHTGLKDILFGTTVDKLRHKISIPLLIVK, encoded by the coding sequence ATGACTAAATCTTTAGAAGAAGTAAACCAATCGGTTGCTACAGAACATAAAAAAACAGGATTCAGGAAAATATTAGCCTTTTTAGGCCCGGCATATTTAGTCAGCGTTGGATATATGGATCCCGGAAACTGGGCAACAGATATTGCAGGCGGAAGCCAGTTTGGCTATACCCTTGTCTGGGTTTTACTTATGAGTAACTTAATGGCGCTGCTTTTGCAGAGTTTAAGTGCACGTCTTGGAATTGTTACGCAGCGTGACCTCGCTCAAGCTTCAAGAGAAACGTATTCAAAATACATTAACTACATTTTATATTTTCTGGCAGAGATAGCTATTGCCGCCTGCGATTTGGCAGAAGTTCTGGGAATGGCAATTGGAATCAATCTTTTATTTGGAATTCCGCTTCTTGAGGGTGTTTTAATTACTGTTCTGGATACTTTCCTTCTTTTATTTTTGATTAACAAGGGAATTCGAAAAATGGAAGCGTTTATAATTGCTTTGGTTGCAATTATTGGGTTTTCATTTATTTTTGAAATGATTTTTGCTGAACCTGAAATTCACAAGATCATTGGCGGACTTGTGCCTTCTATTCCAAATTCGGCTGCTTTATATATTGCAATCGGAATTATTGGTGCAACGGTAATGCCTCATAATCTTTATCTGCATTCTTCTTTGGTGCAAACCAGAAAATTTGACCGAACCCCTGCCGGAATCAAACAAGCTTTGAAATACAATCTTATTGACTCAACAATTGCTCTTAATCTCGCATTTTTTGTAAATGCTGCGATATTGATTCTGGCTGCTGCTACTTTTCATAAAAATGGAATGTTTGAGGTTGCCGAAATTCAGGATGCGCATCAGTTTTTAGAGCCTTTACTGGGAACTAAATGGGCGCCGATTTTATTTGCCGTTGCCTTAATTGCCGCAGGGCAAAGTTCAACAGTTACAGGAACTTTGGCCGGACAAATTGTAATGGAAGGTTATCTCCATTTTAGAATACAGCCATGGGTCCGCAGAATCATTACACGTTTAATTGCTATTGTTCCGGCCTTAATTGTGATTTACATTTATGGTGAAGATATAACCGGGAAATTATTAATCTTAAGTCAGGTAATTTTGAGCCTTCAATTGGGATTTGCTATTATTCCGCTGATTCACTTTGTGAGCGACAAATCGAAAATGAATGGTTTTCATATTTCTAAAACTACTCAGGTGGTATCGTGGATTATTGCTTCAATCATTGTTTCATTGAATGCAAAATTAGTTTATGACGAAATCACTTCATGGCTCGAAACTTCTAATAATCCAGCCTTGTTATGGTTTACTGTTGTTCCGCTGGCTTTTGGATTTTCGGCATTATTGCTGTATATTATTTTTAAACCGTTTATTGCTAAATTCAAAGCAAAAACGATCAATCATTCTCCGCATAACCTGAAACTTCATTTTTCTCAAAAGAAAACTCAGGAAGTTAAAAACATTGCGGTTTCTGTAGATTTTTCTCATGCCGATGAAGCTGCACTTAACCATGCCTTCGAGTTGGGCGGAATGGATGCAAAATATACATTAATCCATATTGTTGAAACAGTAGGTGCTTTAGTGTATGGCACTCATGTTCACGATCATGAAACTACTATCGACGAAAAATTATTATTAGGATACAAAGAAATGCTTTCAGAAAAAGGATTCAATATTGAAACTGAACTTGGTTTTGGAAAACCAGCTAAGATAATTCCGGAAATCATAAACAATGGACTTTTCGATATTCTGGTAATGGGAACCCACGGCCACACTGGACTAAAAGATATTCTTTTCGGTACAACGGTAGATAAATTGAGACATAAAATTTCTATACCTTTGTTGATTGTTAAATAA
- a CDS encoding metal-dependent transcriptional regulator: MTFSEENYLKSIYHLTASLETEVSTNAIAEMMETKASSVTDMLKKLAEKDLVNYKKYQGVSLTENGKLAAKMIVRKHRLWEVFLVEKLNFSWDEVHDIAEQLEHIKSEQLINRLDDFLGNPTEDPHGDPIPDANGRIIKIEKQLLSELEVNQTGVCVGVKDTSSEFLKYLDKQEIALGSKIEFLSKESFDLSVKIKVDGRELSISNKIASNLFVKLV; encoded by the coding sequence ATGACCTTTTCAGAAGAAAACTACTTAAAATCGATATATCATCTTACGGCTTCGTTAGAAACTGAAGTAAGCACTAATGCTATTGCTGAAATGATGGAAACGAAAGCTTCCTCTGTAACAGATATGCTGAAAAAACTCGCAGAAAAGGATTTGGTTAATTATAAAAAGTACCAAGGCGTTTCATTGACAGAAAACGGAAAACTTGCTGCTAAAATGATCGTAAGAAAACACCGTTTATGGGAAGTTTTTCTGGTTGAAAAACTCAATTTCAGCTGGGATGAAGTTCATGATATTGCAGAACAGCTGGAACACATTAAATCAGAACAGCTGATTAACCGTCTGGATGATTTTCTGGGAAATCCAACTGAAGATCCGCATGGCGATCCAATTCCGGATGCAAACGGCCGAATCATTAAAATAGAAAAACAGCTTTTATCTGAATTAGAAGTAAACCAAACCGGAGTTTGTGTAGGCGTAAAAGATACTTCATCAGAATTTTTGAAATACCTCGATAAACAAGAAATCGCTTTGGGGTCTAAAATCGAGTTTTTATCTAAAGAATCATTCGATTTATCAGTCAAAATTAAAGTTGACGGAAGAGAATTATCTATTTCGAATAAAATTGCTTCTAATTTGTTTGTAAAGCTGGTTTAG
- a CDS encoding Fur family transcriptional regulator, whose translation MKATRNTTAKTAVLEVFEKSKTALSHTEIQKQLNDVCDRVTIYRILDRLVNEDVIHKISNLDGTVKYAKCNHSHQRVHIHNHAHFSCENCHEITCLETVKPSYIMPHNYKVNEINFTLSGLCPKCLNSNI comes from the coding sequence ATGAAAGCCACGCGTAACACCACAGCAAAGACAGCCGTTTTAGAGGTTTTTGAAAAATCTAAAACTGCACTGTCTCACACCGAAATTCAAAAACAATTGAACGATGTCTGCGACCGCGTCACAATTTATAGAATATTAGATCGTTTGGTAAATGAAGATGTAATTCATAAAATATCCAATTTAGACGGAACAGTAAAATATGCAAAATGCAATCATTCGCATCAGCGTGTGCACATACATAATCATGCACATTTCAGCTGTGAAAACTGTCATGAAATTACCTGTCTGGAAACTGTAAAACCAAGCTATATTATGCCGCACAATTATAAAGTAAACGAGATCAACTTTACACTTTCAGGATTGTGCCCAAAATGTTTAAATTCTAACATTTAA